One Acidimicrobiia bacterium DNA window includes the following coding sequences:
- a CDS encoding phosphatase PAP2 family protein codes for MTVARPATRATRSAAAGRPRRLHRRLPGARVLANGAVLYWWAEVAFVAVYYAVYSAIRNLNEGTTATARHHALQIIGFQRAVGINAEHQLQHWALGFRPLIIMCNYFYGSLHFVVTAGVLIYLFHRWRDDYPLWRNTLAVATGLALIGFIFYPLMPPRLLPEHYGFVDTLEKDPAFWSFSSGAVNKVSNQFAAMPSVHCAWALWCACALVPRLRRRWAQVLAAVYPVVTVTAIVLTANHYFVDALAGFAVFGIGYVVARATTRAGRRPQAAAAAGPP; via the coding sequence GTGACCGTCGCCCGGCCCGCCACCCGAGCGACGCGGTCGGCCGCGGCGGGCCGCCCGCGGCGGCTCCACCGGCGGCTCCCCGGCGCCCGGGTCCTCGCCAACGGCGCCGTCCTGTACTGGTGGGCGGAGGTGGCGTTCGTCGCCGTCTACTACGCCGTGTACTCGGCCATCCGGAACCTCAACGAGGGCACCACGGCCACGGCCCGCCACCACGCCCTGCAGATCATCGGCTTCCAGCGCGCGGTCGGGATCAACGCCGAGCACCAGCTCCAGCACTGGGCCCTCGGGTTCCGTCCCCTCATCATCATGTGCAACTACTTCTACGGGTCGCTGCACTTCGTGGTCACCGCCGGCGTGCTGATCTACCTGTTCCACCGGTGGCGGGACGACTACCCGCTCTGGCGGAACACCCTCGCGGTCGCGACCGGCCTGGCCCTGATCGGGTTCATCTTCTACCCGCTCATGCCGCCGCGGCTGCTCCCGGAGCACTACGGGTTCGTCGACACCCTGGAGAAGGACCCCGCGTTCTGGTCGTTCAGCTCCGGCGCCGTGAACAAGGTGTCGAACCAGTTCGCGGCGATGCCGAGCGTCCACTGCGCCTGGGCGCTGTGGTGCGCCTGCGCGCTGGTCCCCCGGCTGCGCCGCCGCTGGGCCCAGGTCCTGGCCGCCGTCTACCCGGTCGTCACCGTGACCGCCATCGTCCTCACCGCCAACCACTACTTCGTCGACGCCCTGGCCGGCTTCGCCGTCTTCGGCATCGGGTACGTGGTCGCCCGCGCGACGACGCGCGCCGGCCGCCGACCCCAGGCCGCCGCTGCCGCCGGGCCGCCCTGA
- a CDS encoding VOC family protein yields MDLDHVALATVDASAAIATLVGELGATVLSGGQFPGFRPVQLRVGDADRGMTVELLEPWDVAGRDFLARFLARHGDGPHHLTFKVDDLDEALGALRASGRSPVGVDRSDPTWLEAFVVPAEAFGTVVQLAQAAEPGDFAARFALVARDGPLADPAWWPAPPPRAVVPALLRRVVLRTPSRREALAFFGRLLGGREVGATDGATELAWPGGARLLLEDGGGRPGIDRLELVGAAPARTVAGTRVVGS; encoded by the coding sequence GTGGACCTCGACCACGTCGCGCTCGCCACCGTCGATGCGTCGGCTGCGATCGCCACCCTGGTCGGCGAGCTCGGCGCCACGGTGCTGTCCGGCGGCCAGTTCCCCGGGTTCCGCCCCGTGCAGCTCCGGGTGGGCGACGCCGACCGGGGGATGACGGTCGAGCTGCTCGAGCCGTGGGACGTCGCCGGCCGGGACTTCCTGGCCCGGTTCCTCGCCCGCCACGGCGACGGACCCCATCACCTGACGTTCAAGGTGGACGACCTCGACGAGGCGCTCGGGGCGCTCCGCGCGAGCGGCCGCAGCCCGGTCGGCGTCGACCGCTCCGATCCGACGTGGCTCGAGGCCTTCGTGGTGCCGGCGGAGGCGTTCGGCACGGTGGTGCAGCTGGCCCAGGCGGCCGAGCCGGGCGACTTCGCGGCCCGCTTCGCGCTCGTGGCCCGCGACGGGCCCCTCGCCGACCCGGCCTGGTGGCCGGCCCCGCCACCGCGCGCCGTCGTGCCGGCGCTGCTGCGGCGCGTGGTGCTGCGCACCCCGTCCCGGCGTGAGGCCCTGGCCTTCTTCGGCCGCCTGCTCGGCGGCCGTGAGGTCGGCGCGACGGACGGCGCGACCGAGCTCGCCTGGCCGGGCGGCGCCCGCCTCCTCCTCGAGGACGGCGGTGGGCGGCCCGGGATCGATCGGCTCGAGCTGGTCGGGGCGGCGCCGGCCCGCACGGTCGCCGGCACCCGGGTCGTCGGGTCGTGA
- a CDS encoding LapA family protein, producing MAEQRDDEYWAAAGRGEPPWRPSAREVVAIVILVLVLVFALVNTETTSIDFVFAQVTTPVFFVIAFPALLGFIAGLIVQRRRLRQRRS from the coding sequence ATGGCCGAGCAGCGGGACGATGAGTACTGGGCCGCCGCCGGGCGCGGCGAACCGCCGTGGCGGCCCAGCGCCCGCGAGGTCGTCGCCATCGTCATCCTCGTCCTCGTGCTCGTGTTCGCGCTCGTGAACACCGAGACGACCAGCATCGACTTCGTCTTCGCCCAGGTGACCACCCCGGTCTTCTTCGTCATCGCCTTCCCCGCGCTGCTCGGGTTCATCGCCGGCCTCATCGTGCAGCGCCGTCGCCTCCGGCAGCGTCGGAGCTGA
- a CDS encoding LysR substrate-binding domain-containing protein, with the protein MELRHLDTVLAIAEQGSFTAAADALATVQSNVSEQVRQLEAELGAQLLTRGRRGATPTECGERVIDRARRVRRELEALRADLSMLQGLEAGHASFGTVGTASRWIVPRLVTELRARAPGVRLRVNEGASERLVTEVLAGELAQAVVTEPVHERRLVAETLLEEALVGVVPVDAPLPSGPVLLDALATYGLVLPPRVNPLRDEVEHAAAARGLTLPVTVEVEGIRLIADLVAAGAGASVLPETAVPTELIGVRTVPLADVPPRRLALVSARDSALSLADRAVRDCVRGLVAASPVHIRSMVVGAPPLVGTAR; encoded by the coding sequence GTGGAGCTCCGGCACCTCGACACCGTCCTCGCCATCGCCGAGCAGGGGTCCTTCACCGCCGCCGCCGACGCCCTGGCCACCGTCCAGTCGAACGTCTCGGAGCAGGTCCGCCAGCTCGAGGCCGAGCTCGGTGCCCAGCTGCTGACCCGCGGCCGCCGCGGCGCCACCCCGACCGAGTGCGGCGAGCGCGTCATCGACCGCGCCCGCCGGGTCCGGCGCGAGCTCGAGGCGCTTCGGGCCGACCTCTCGATGCTGCAGGGCCTCGAGGCCGGCCACGCCAGCTTCGGCACCGTCGGCACCGCGAGCCGCTGGATCGTGCCCCGCCTCGTCACCGAGCTCCGGGCCCGGGCCCCCGGCGTCCGCCTGCGCGTGAACGAGGGCGCGTCCGAGCGCCTCGTCACCGAGGTGCTCGCCGGCGAGCTGGCCCAGGCCGTCGTCACCGAGCCGGTCCACGAGCGCCGCCTGGTCGCCGAGACGCTCCTCGAGGAGGCCCTGGTCGGGGTGGTCCCGGTCGACGCGCCGCTCCCCTCGGGCCCCGTCCTCCTCGACGCCCTCGCCACCTACGGGCTCGTCCTGCCGCCGCGCGTCAACCCGCTGCGGGACGAGGTCGAGCACGCCGCGGCCGCGCGCGGCCTGACGCTGCCGGTCACGGTCGAGGTCGAGGGCATCCGGCTCATCGCCGACCTCGTCGCGGCCGGCGCCGGCGCCTCGGTGCTCCCCGAGACGGCGGTCCCGACCGAGCTGATCGGCGTGCGCACGGTGCCGCTCGCCGACGTGCCGCCGCGTCGCCTGGCTCTCGTCAGCGCGCGCGACTCGGCGCTCTCGCTCGCCGACCGGGCCGTGCGCGACTGCGTCCGAGGGCTCGTCGCGGCGAGCCCCGTCCACATCCGCTCCATGGTGGTCGGGGCCCCGCCGCTCGTCGGGACCGCTCGGTAA
- a CDS encoding WhiB family transcriptional regulator — protein MALDTVSNLIFTGPLTWTAEAACTGQTNLFFAPAGERPETRVLREQRARAVCEACPALGPCREWAREHREYGYWGGESEEERAAAGYRVDMPVGRVARYPKGDGQPVKPRESRVA, from the coding sequence TTGGCCCTCGACACGGTGTCGAACCTCATCTTCACCGGCCCGCTGACGTGGACCGCCGAGGCTGCCTGCACCGGCCAGACGAACCTCTTCTTCGCCCCGGCCGGCGAGCGCCCCGAGACCCGGGTGCTGCGCGAGCAGCGGGCGCGTGCGGTCTGCGAGGCCTGCCCGGCCCTCGGGCCGTGCCGCGAGTGGGCCCGCGAGCACCGCGAGTACGGCTACTGGGGCGGCGAGTCCGAGGAGGAGCGCGCCGCGGCCGGGTACCGGGTCGACATGCCGGTCGGGCGCGTCGCCCGCTACCCGAAGGGCGACGGCCAGCCGGTGAAGCCCCGCGAGTCGCGCGTCGCCTGA
- a CDS encoding phosphotransferase family protein, with protein MPPEGVDVAALRPWFAAHVEGASGAPLEAELIAGGRSNLTYVISDSARSWVLRRPPLGHVVETAHDMRREFRVLSALAGTEVPVPQVLAFGDDAALIGAPFYVMERVEGRILRTKEEMATLDPAEARACSEALVDVLAALHSVDYEAVGLADFGRPDGFLARNVARWGKQWQANKTRELPALDELGRRLDAALPGSGPPAVVHGDYRLDNTMLAQGDPGRIAAVLDWEMSTLGDPLTDVGLLLVYWGGDEHLATLSAQGVGDIPGFLSRDEIVTRYAERSGRDVEHLTFYVVFAMYKLAIIVEGIQARFLMGKTLGDGFADMGATVTNLAEQGLALADASDDAALGG; from the coding sequence GTGCCGCCCGAGGGTGTCGACGTGGCCGCGCTCCGACCCTGGTTCGCCGCGCACGTCGAGGGCGCGAGCGGCGCGCCCCTCGAGGCCGAGCTCATCGCCGGGGGGCGCTCGAATCTCACCTACGTGATCAGCGACAGCGCCCGCTCCTGGGTGCTCCGCCGGCCGCCGCTCGGGCACGTGGTCGAGACCGCGCACGACATGCGCCGCGAGTTCCGGGTGCTGTCAGCCCTGGCCGGCACCGAGGTGCCGGTCCCCCAGGTCCTCGCCTTCGGTGACGACGCCGCGCTGATCGGGGCGCCCTTCTACGTGATGGAGCGCGTCGAGGGCCGCATCCTGCGGACCAAGGAGGAGATGGCGACCCTCGATCCCGCCGAGGCGCGCGCCTGCTCCGAGGCCCTGGTCGACGTGCTGGCGGCGCTGCACTCGGTGGACTACGAGGCCGTGGGCCTGGCCGACTTCGGACGGCCCGACGGGTTCTTGGCCCGCAACGTGGCGCGATGGGGCAAGCAGTGGCAGGCCAACAAGACGCGCGAGCTGCCGGCGCTCGACGAGCTCGGTCGCCGGCTCGACGCCGCGCTGCCCGGCTCCGGTCCCCCGGCCGTCGTGCACGGCGACTACCGGCTCGACAACACGATGCTCGCCCAAGGCGACCCGGGGCGGATCGCGGCGGTGCTCGACTGGGAGATGTCGACGCTCGGCGACCCGCTCACCGACGTGGGGCTCCTCCTCGTGTACTGGGGCGGCGACGAGCACCTGGCCACGCTGTCGGCCCAGGGGGTCGGGGACATCCCCGGCTTCCTCTCCCGCGACGAGATCGTCACCCGGTACGCCGAGCGCTCGGGACGCGACGTCGAGCACCTCACGTTCTACGTGGTCTTCGCCATGTACAAGCTGGCGATCATCGTGGAGGGGATCCAGGCCCGGTTCCTGATGGGCAAGACGCTCGGCGACGGGTTCGCCGACATGGGCGCCACCGTCACGAACCTCGCCGAGCAGGGCCTGGCCCTCGCCGACGCCTCCGACGACGCCGCGCTAGGAGGGTGA
- a CDS encoding ABC transporter permease translates to MRAQRVRAIARRQSFVLRRAPQRWFDVIVWPVVDAILFGAIGVYFGRQHGTAAASAAFLLAGIVLFHVVFQAEISLATGFLEETWSRNLLNLMVTPLTELEYGAGVVLFGLARLAIGVTVVALVALALFAFDITTLGLALVPLVVILLAVGWSVALVVIGLILRVGQGAEILTWGFIAFLLPMSGIFYPVSALPGALQPVAQALPTTHVFAAARAVVVGHPLPWDQVGLGAVGAVAVGVASVWFLTRMLATFRRRGFISRHV, encoded by the coding sequence ATGCGAGCCCAGCGGGTCCGTGCCATCGCCCGTCGCCAGAGCTTCGTGCTGCGGCGCGCCCCGCAACGCTGGTTCGACGTCATCGTGTGGCCGGTCGTCGACGCCATCCTCTTCGGCGCCATCGGCGTGTACTTCGGGCGGCAGCACGGGACCGCCGCCGCCAGCGCCGCGTTCCTGCTCGCGGGGATCGTGCTCTTCCACGTGGTGTTTCAGGCCGAGATCAGCCTCGCCACCGGCTTCCTCGAGGAGACCTGGTCGCGCAACCTGCTGAACCTCATGGTGACGCCGCTGACGGAGCTCGAGTACGGGGCCGGCGTGGTCCTGTTCGGGCTGGCGCGCCTCGCGATCGGGGTCACGGTCGTCGCGCTGGTGGCGCTGGCCCTCTTCGCCTTCGACATCACGACGCTGGGCCTCGCGCTCGTCCCACTCGTGGTGATCCTGCTCGCCGTCGGCTGGTCGGTGGCGCTCGTGGTGATCGGGCTCATCCTGCGCGTCGGGCAGGGGGCCGAGATCCTCACCTGGGGCTTCATCGCCTTCCTGCTGCCGATGTCCGGCATCTTCTACCCCGTGAGCGCGCTCCCGGGTGCCCTGCAGCCCGTGGCGCAGGCCCTGCCTACAACCCACGTGTTCGCGGCCGCGCGGGCCGTCGTCGTCGGGCACCCGCTGCCGTGGGACCAGGTCGGCCTCGGCGCGGTCGGCGCGGTCGCGGTCGGCGTCGCCTCGGTGTGGTTCCTCACCCGGATGCTCGCCACGTTCCGGCGCCGCGGGTTCATCAGCCGCCACGTCTGA
- a CDS encoding ABC transporter ATP-binding protein: protein MSESEAVLSARGLVKQFRRVRAVDGVDLRVGGGERVALLGPNGAGKTTTLLMVLGVITPDAGEVEVVGRRLPGQRSAAMEQVGFAAGYLPLPERLRVREFLELFADLYGIVDGRQAVARGLERFRVASLGTVMGNELSSGQRTLIGIVKATLHQPRLLVLDEPTASLDPDVAHRVRSGLERLCAEDGTALLVTSHNMQEVERLCTRVVFVAGGRVVADGPPDAVAARFGRTDLEGVFLHLAEGGTEPISDARAVS, encoded by the coding sequence ATGTCCGAGTCCGAGGCCGTCCTCTCCGCGCGCGGCCTCGTCAAGCAGTTCCGACGGGTACGTGCCGTCGACGGCGTCGACCTCCGGGTCGGCGGCGGTGAGCGGGTCGCGCTCCTCGGGCCCAACGGGGCGGGGAAGACCACGACGCTGCTGATGGTGCTCGGGGTGATCACGCCGGACGCGGGCGAGGTGGAGGTCGTGGGCCGACGGCTGCCCGGCCAGCGGAGCGCGGCGATGGAGCAGGTCGGCTTCGCCGCCGGCTACCTGCCCCTGCCGGAGCGGCTGCGGGTCCGCGAGTTCCTCGAGCTGTTCGCCGACCTCTACGGCATCGTCGACGGGCGGCAGGCGGTGGCGCGGGGCCTCGAGCGGTTCCGGGTCGCGTCGCTCGGGACCGTCATGGGCAACGAGCTGTCGTCCGGGCAGCGGACCCTGATCGGGATCGTGAAGGCGACGCTCCACCAGCCCCGGCTGCTCGTGCTCGACGAGCCGACGGCGTCCCTCGACCCCGACGTCGCGCACCGGGTCCGCAGCGGGCTCGAGCGGCTCTGCGCCGAGGACGGCACCGCGCTGCTCGTCACGAGCCACAACATGCAGGAGGTCGAGCGCCTCTGCACGCGCGTCGTGTTCGTCGCCGGCGGCCGGGTGGTGGCCGACGGACCGCCGGACGCGGTCGCGGCCCGGTTCGGGCGCACCGACCTCGAAGGCGTGTTCCTGCACCTCGCCGAGGGCGGGACCGAGCCGATCAGCGACGCCCGGGCGGTGTCGTGA
- a CDS encoding CoA transferase, translating to MGVLDGVRVVELAEHGFVPSCGAVLGDWGAEVVKIERPSGDPLRAIMGAGLVADTGDVNFLWELYNRNKRGVAVDLRVPEGRAVFDRLLADADVLLTNFLPSARVKLRVQPEDCWAVNPRLIYARGHGQGQRGPDADHGGFDAVSFWARGGLGHVLTPPGGPLVMQRGAMGDAPSGAMLAGAVAAALFRRERSGRGMVVDVALLNTAVWQLSVDLTATAIRGTNPEPFGGSGVLPNPLVGPYRTGDGRWLLLNMLDDTRHWAPTCRGLGLEGLVDDPRFADTAARAANRVALHERLAERIGSLPLAELRTRLEGEDTIFSALASPVEVVDDPQVLANGYLASHPTRAGVRLACAPMQFDDEMTEIRRPAPGTGEHTDEVLGELGYDADDILTLRQAGAVA from the coding sequence GTGGGCGTGCTCGACGGGGTGCGGGTGGTGGAGCTGGCCGAGCACGGCTTCGTGCCGTCGTGCGGCGCCGTGCTCGGGGACTGGGGCGCGGAGGTCGTGAAGATCGAGCGTCCGAGCGGCGACCCGCTGCGCGCCATCATGGGCGCGGGCCTCGTGGCCGACACCGGCGACGTGAACTTCCTGTGGGAGCTGTACAACCGCAACAAGCGGGGCGTGGCGGTGGACCTGCGTGTCCCCGAGGGACGCGCCGTGTTCGACCGGCTGCTCGCCGACGCCGACGTGCTGCTCACGAACTTCCTGCCGTCGGCGCGCGTGAAGCTGCGGGTCCAGCCCGAGGACTGCTGGGCCGTGAACCCGCGGCTCATCTACGCCCGCGGCCACGGTCAGGGGCAGCGGGGGCCGGACGCCGACCACGGTGGCTTCGACGCGGTCTCGTTCTGGGCCCGGGGTGGGCTCGGTCACGTGCTGACCCCGCCCGGCGGGCCGCTCGTGATGCAGCGCGGTGCGATGGGCGACGCGCCGAGCGGCGCGATGCTGGCCGGGGCGGTCGCCGCGGCGCTGTTCCGGCGCGAGCGCTCGGGCCGGGGCATGGTCGTTGACGTCGCCTTGCTGAACACGGCGGTGTGGCAGCTCAGCGTGGATCTCACCGCCACCGCCATCCGCGGGACGAACCCCGAGCCGTTCGGAGGCTCGGGGGTGCTGCCGAACCCGCTCGTCGGCCCGTACCGCACCGGCGACGGACGGTGGCTCCTGCTCAACATGCTCGACGACACCCGCCACTGGGCGCCGACGTGTCGCGGCCTCGGCCTGGAGGGCCTCGTCGACGACCCGCGGTTCGCCGACACCGCGGCCCGGGCGGCCAACCGGGTGGCGCTGCACGAGCGCCTGGCCGAGCGGATCGGCTCGCTCCCCCTGGCCGAGCTGCGGACCCGGCTGGAGGGCGAGGACACCATCTTCTCGGCGTTGGCGTCCCCGGTCGAGGTCGTCGACGACCCGCAGGTGCTCGCCAACGGCTACCTGGCGTCGCACCCGACCCGCGCCGGGGTGCGGCTGGCGTGCGCGCCGATGCAGTTCGACGACGAGATGACCGAGATCCGCCGGCCCGCGCCCGGGACGGGCGAGCACACCGACGAGGTCCTCGGCGAGCTCGGCTACGACGCCGACGACATCCTGACGCTGCGCCAGGCGGGGGCGGTCGCGTGA
- a CDS encoding PAC2 family protein — MADGLTWEQQPERALRRPLLVAGFEGWNDAADAASSAAGWLTQHGRATRFASIDPEEHFDFQSRRPQVSLVEGVTRQITWPENLFFAVGYEERDLVVLRGIEPSYRWRSFCRAVATIAQETGCEMVVTFGALLADVPHTRAARVTGTATDTDLITRLGLAQSRYEGPTGIVGVLNDYCRSEGLPSVSLWAPVPHYLAAPPNPPATLALLERFAGLAGLQVDLARLEGTARAWREKVDEVASGDDDVRNYVSTLEERFDSEATADGGVSDKSWGRLPSGDELAREVERFLREQRDDG, encoded by the coding sequence ATGGCGGACGGCCTGACCTGGGAGCAGCAGCCCGAGCGCGCGCTGCGGCGCCCGCTCCTCGTGGCCGGGTTCGAGGGATGGAACGACGCCGCCGACGCGGCCTCGAGCGCTGCCGGCTGGCTCACCCAGCACGGCCGGGCCACCCGGTTCGCCTCGATCGACCCCGAGGAGCACTTCGACTTCCAGTCGCGGCGGCCGCAGGTGTCGCTGGTCGAGGGCGTCACCCGCCAGATCACCTGGCCCGAGAACCTGTTCTTCGCGGTCGGGTACGAGGAGCGCGACCTGGTGGTGCTGCGAGGGATCGAGCCGAGCTATCGATGGCGCTCGTTCTGTCGGGCGGTCGCGACGATCGCCCAGGAGACCGGCTGCGAGATGGTGGTCACGTTCGGGGCCCTGCTGGCCGACGTGCCGCACACGCGCGCGGCGCGCGTCACCGGGACCGCCACCGACACCGACCTCATCACGCGCCTCGGCCTGGCCCAGTCGCGGTACGAGGGCCCCACGGGCATCGTCGGGGTGCTCAACGACTACTGCCGGTCGGAGGGGCTGCCGTCGGTCTCGCTCTGGGCCCCCGTCCCGCACTACCTGGCGGCGCCCCCGAACCCACCGGCGACGCTCGCCCTCCTCGAGCGCTTCGCCGGCCTGGCCGGCCTGCAGGTCGACCTGGCCCGCCTCGAGGGCACGGCTCGGGCCTGGCGGGAGAAGGTCGACGAGGTCGCGTCGGGTGACGACGACGTCCGCAACTACGTCTCCACGCTCGAGGAGCGCTTCGATTCCGAGGCGACCGCCGACGGCGGGGTGTCCGACAAATCGTGGGGTCGTCTGCCCAGTGGTGACGAGCTGGCTCGCGAGGTGGAGCGGTTCCTCCGCGAGCAGCGCGACGACGGCTGA
- a CDS encoding M20/M25/M40 family metallo-hydrolase, whose amino-acid sequence MSADRADTTAETTDLLQVLIRNACVNDGRVESGAEFRSVDALEAYLGTAGLEVERYEPQPGRTSLVTRIEGSDPKAPSLLLMGHTDVVPVNPDGWSRDPFAAELVDGFVWGRGAVDMLNITTSQAVAVRHLAQSGFTPRGTLIYLAVADEEALGTWGAKWLVEHQRDVVYADYVLTESGGYQMPAGDSVRLPVLTSEKGTLWSKLRVRGTPGHGSQPFRTDNALVTAAEVVRRLAAYQPEAHFDDVWRRFVEGMEYPPELRRALLDPAELPGVLSELPLGMSRIVHACTHTTFAPTVARGGTKTNVIPDLVELEVDIRTLPGQTGEEALAELREALGDLADRVEVESNDDPSTASPIDTPLWDSLARVTGRLVPGSGLVPFLMVGGTDNRFFRRAGSVGYGFALFSRRLSFEDYATMFHGNDERVDVQSLGLSEALWEAVARDLLD is encoded by the coding sequence GTGAGCGCCGACCGGGCGGACACCACGGCCGAGACCACCGACCTCCTGCAGGTCCTGATCCGGAACGCGTGCGTGAACGACGGGCGTGTCGAATCGGGGGCCGAGTTCCGCAGCGTGGACGCGCTCGAGGCCTACCTCGGCACCGCCGGGCTCGAGGTCGAGCGCTACGAGCCCCAGCCCGGACGGACCAGTCTCGTGACGCGCATCGAGGGCAGCGACCCCAAGGCGCCGAGCCTCCTGCTGATGGGCCACACCGACGTCGTGCCGGTGAACCCCGACGGCTGGAGCCGGGACCCGTTCGCGGCCGAGCTCGTCGACGGGTTCGTGTGGGGCCGCGGGGCCGTCGACATGCTGAACATCACCACGTCCCAGGCCGTGGCCGTGCGCCACCTGGCCCAGTCCGGGTTCACGCCGCGCGGGACCCTCATCTACCTGGCGGTGGCCGACGAGGAGGCGCTCGGCACCTGGGGCGCCAAGTGGCTGGTCGAGCACCAGCGCGACGTGGTCTACGCCGACTACGTGCTCACCGAATCCGGCGGCTACCAGATGCCCGCGGGCGACTCGGTGCGACTGCCGGTGCTCACGTCCGAGAAGGGGACCCTCTGGTCGAAGCTCCGGGTCCGGGGGACGCCCGGGCACGGCTCGCAGCCGTTCCGCACCGACAACGCCCTCGTCACCGCGGCCGAGGTCGTGCGGCGCCTCGCGGCCTACCAGCCCGAGGCGCACTTCGACGACGTGTGGCGTCGCTTCGTCGAGGGCATGGAGTACCCGCCCGAGCTGCGCCGGGCGCTCCTCGACCCCGCCGAGCTGCCCGGGGTCCTGTCCGAGCTGCCCCTCGGCATGTCCCGGATCGTGCACGCCTGCACCCACACCACGTTCGCGCCCACGGTGGCGCGGGGCGGAACGAAGACCAACGTCATCCCGGACCTCGTCGAGCTCGAGGTCGACATCCGAACCCTGCCCGGCCAGACCGGGGAAGAGGCGCTGGCCGAGCTGCGCGAGGCGCTCGGAGACCTCGCCGACCGGGTCGAAGTCGAATCGAACGACGACCCGTCGACGGCCTCGCCGATCGACACGCCGCTCTGGGACTCGCTCGCCCGCGTCACGGGCCGACTGGTGCCCGGGTCGGGGCTGGTGCCGTTCCTGATGGTCGGCGGCACCGACAACCGGTTCTTCCGCCGCGCCGGCTCGGTCGGGTACGGGTTCGCGCTGTTCTCGCGGCGGCTGTCGTTCGAGGATTACGCCACCATGTTCCACGGCAACGACGAGCGGGTCGACGTCCAGTCGCTCGGGCTGTCCGAGGCGCTGTGGGAGGCCGTGGCCCGCGACCTGCTCGACTGA